The Arachis ipaensis cultivar K30076 chromosome B07, Araip1.1, whole genome shotgun sequence genomic interval tcTTGAAAGTTATATAGTTTAAACAAGAGTGCATTAGTGTCTATGATATTTAAAGAGTTTTCAATTTCTCATATATCTAACCATGAATTGTCTAGAGTTTACATGCCAGATTTTAAAGGTTTTGCAGATTTATTGGTGAATTTTGAAAGAATTAATGTGGATGAAAGGAATGAATGACAACCAATTTCATTCTATAGTGAGCAGCTACATAGAACATGTCTGTATTCAACATACGACAAACTGGCAAAGTGCAGTTTGTTTTGTATTTGATAGTTCAGGTGATCTTGAACAAAAGGCATGCACAATAGACTCATTTGATGAACTATTTTTCAAAAGTGATTAAacaagattcgaggacgaatctttttaCAGAGGAATGATATGTGTTCAGGAGAATTTTTTCAGTCTATATTAGTATAtttagtttgttttgttgttaGGATTTGTTAGAAGATTTGATTTAGTTCTGATTTGTTTAGTactatttttagaaattttaaatttaaatcaaatctgatctaattcaATAAAGATCAAAtatgatttaaattaaattatctttagagatttaaatttaaattagatatttaaaaagatttagctCATTTTTAGGTTGATCAGCTAGGAGCCTATTTAAAAACTCCTTATTATtctttttgaattaattttttatgaataaaaatttctttgagtttctttGAGAAACTTAGGTGTAAACAGGTGAGATAGAGTGATTCCCTTAACTGGTACGTCAGTAAATCAAATTGAGGTAGAGGAGTCACTCTCTTTGATTTTCCAACTTATTTTGGGTTCCGTttcatataattttatttatcaattatgtttagatataataatataaaaatatttatttattatgtaaaaatatatttttttaaaaaaagatcttaaaaaatataaattgtaacTTTNNNNNNNNNNNNNNNNNNNNNNNNNNNNNNNNNNNNNNNNNNNNNNNNNNNNNNNNNNNNNNNNNNNNNNNNNNNNNNNNNNNNNNNNNNNNNNNNNNNNNNNNNNNNNNNNNNNNNNNNNNNNNNNNNNNNNNNNNNNNNNNNNNNNNNNNNNNNNNNNNNNNNNNNNNNNNNNNNNNNNNNNNNNNNNNNNNNNNNNNNNNNNNNNNNNNNNNNNNNNNNNNNNNNNNNNNNNNNNNNNNNNNNNNNNNNNNNNNNNNNNNNNNNNNNNNNNNNNNNNNNNNNNNNNNNNNNNNNNNNNNNNNNNNNNNNNNNNNNNNNNNNNNNNNNNNNNNNNNNNNNNNNNNNNNNNNNNNNNNNNNNNNNNNNNNNNNNNNNNNNNNNNNNNNNNNNNNNNNNNNNNNNNNNNNNNNNNNNNNNNNNNNNNNNNNNNNNNNNNNNNNNNNNNNNNNNNNNNNNNNNNNNNNNNNNNNNNNNNNNNNNNNNNNNNNNNNNNNNNNNNNNNNNNNNNNNNNNNNNNNNNNNNNNNNNNNNGGCCAATAAATTATTACATGTTCAAGGTCTTCAAATCCTAATTTTTACTCTATTCATTAGTATCCCGCCATATTTGATGGGCCAATACTATGGTGCTGAAAGGAAAATTTTTTGGTTAGTGCTGAAAGTATATGTCATAGAAGAAAAAGCAACACGTGTTTACTTTGTTGATGAAGAGTTTTGGACAATTCTGCAGCGTGCCCGGAGGATGTTGTATAAGGTAATTAATTAGTCGAAGATGATTATGATCTTGGGCCTTTTGTGATGGTTCAGCAACAATTTGGTAAAATAATTGGGCTGACTATGGTTTGATTTTTTTGGTTATATTATTGAACAAAGAGGAAGTAATTAaaatgagttaatagtcaaaatcgtccctgaaagataccccAATCTCCATTTTAGtccttgaaagataaaattaatcaaagtcGTCCCCGAAAGTTATTCATGTTGGTCGAGTTTGTCCTTCCGTCCTCTCAGGTAGTGACGTGGCTAACGTTTGTTGAGGTGGAACGTTAAGTGCCAGCGTGGAGAGGTCCAGCATGGCAACCGTTAATGCTGATAAGATATGTTTGATTATTTAGGTCAAATTAGTCCTAATGTTACAACCCTAACCCCCAATCTGAAGCATATATGTGCGCGATTCTCAGGTGGCGATGTATGTTTGAGGAGTCGCTGCTATGATGAGTGGAAGCCGGAGTGGTGACCTGCCGTCGCAGTCTATCGGTAGCCATGAGTCGAACTCTGCCATGCGACGGAGGAGGAAGATGAAGGACCAGACTTGCTTTTGTGGGTTGAAGACGACAATCAAGAAATCCGGCACAAGAGAGAATCCGGATAGGTTGTTCCACACTTGTGCCAGATACCCGGTGAGTTAGGTTATGATATATTAAGCTTGTTTTCAATATTCCTTTGTCTATTATGCTGGGTTGTTgaaattgattttattttttttggaaaaattcaGAAGGGAAGTCACTGCAACTTCTTTAGGTGGGTTGAGGAAGATGGGTATGTAGCAGGGGCGGAAACTGATGCAGAGGTTGGTGGGGACTATGATGAATGGAGACTGAATGTGTCATGGAGATTGGGTAGCTTGGAGGGTGAGGTTAGAGTAATGAAGATGCTGATAATGTTCCTGTCAGTTGCAGTGGTAGTGGCTATTGTATTGTGTGTATCACTGTTGTTCACATTAATCTCCAAGTAAAACCACAAATGGAGTGTTATGTTCTTGTGTGTTAGAGGTGTTGTTAGATCAGAGAAATTGaattagttgatatgtaatgatgATGTTAATTATGAATGAAAGTATAGTTTAATTGTCTTTAATTTAACATAAACTTGTTGTTTAAGCTTGATGGGTTTCACTGAGAATACATGATGGTGATGTTTGAACTATTATAAGTATCTTTTCACCAAATAGAAGCATACATGATAGTAGACAAAGTAATTGTAATCCATAACAAACATCATAATTATACTGATATCATATTGTCTTAGTAGACACACCACAAAGGTGATCAAGGATCCAGACAACATTGTTCATGTAAACAAAAAAACATACTAGGCCTAACTTAAATGATCCTGAACACAGAGGCAGTTTACAGAGCCATGTTCCCAAAAAGCAAACTTTTCAACTACATACAAAATATATTTCCTAGTTAAACATATTAATCTTTCTTTCTTGGACGCTTGAACCCTGGAGTAGGCACGAATGTCATGAAGGTTTGCAT includes:
- the LOC110264731 gene encoding uncharacterized protein LOC110264731 — translated: MMSGSRSGDLPSQSIGSHESNSAMRRRRKMKDQTCFCGLKTTIKKSGTRENPDRLFHTCARYPKGSHCNFFRWVEEDGYVAGAETDAEVGGDYDEWRLNVSWRLGSLEGEVRVMKMLIMFLSVAVVVAIVLCVSLLFTLISK